One genomic window of Streptomonospora nanhaiensis includes the following:
- a CDS encoding acyl-CoA dehydrogenase family protein translates to MPPTHEVVNQAEPLEDYDVAADAALAAGLEREEAGWAAEEVHDLGRLAGTARARAWGEQADTNTPVLRTHDRYGHRVDEVDFHPAWHVLVDTAVSRGLHAAPWADARPGAHVARAAKFYVWSQVESGHGCPVSMTYAAVPALRHSPELAARLEPLLTARAYDFGLRPAQDKRGILAGMSMTEKQGGSDVRANTTRAVPAGEPGTYLLTGHKWFTSAPMSDVFLALAQAPEGLTCFLVPRVLPDGTRNPMLLQRLKDKLGNRSNASAEVEYDGALAWRVGEPGRGVRTIIEMVNGTRLDCVVGSAAGMRAGLVQAVHHAEHRRAFGRPLVEQPLMRNVLADLALESEAATTLMMRLAGAADRAVRGDAAEAAFRRVAVAVGKFWVTKRLPAHAAEALECLGGNGYVEESGMPRLFRESPLNSIWEGSGNVAALDVLRALARTPESAEAFTAELRLAEGADARFDAALKRLLDDLADPEDAEFRARALVEEMALLLQAALLLRHAPAAVADAFVGTRLGGGSGRVFGALPRGTDTAAIIERARPRAA, encoded by the coding sequence ATGCCGCCCACCCACGAGGTCGTCAACCAGGCCGAGCCGCTGGAGGACTACGACGTCGCCGCCGACGCCGCGCTCGCCGCGGGGCTGGAGCGCGAGGAGGCCGGCTGGGCGGCCGAGGAGGTCCACGACCTGGGCCGCCTGGCCGGGACCGCCCGCGCCCGCGCCTGGGGCGAGCAGGCCGACACCAACACCCCGGTGCTGCGCACCCACGACCGCTACGGCCACCGGGTCGACGAGGTCGACTTCCACCCCGCCTGGCACGTGCTGGTCGACACCGCCGTGAGCCGCGGCCTGCACGCCGCGCCCTGGGCCGACGCCCGCCCCGGCGCCCACGTCGCCCGCGCCGCGAAGTTCTACGTCTGGTCGCAGGTGGAGAGCGGCCACGGCTGCCCGGTGTCCATGACCTACGCCGCCGTGCCCGCCCTGCGCCACTCCCCCGAGCTGGCGGCGCGGCTGGAGCCGCTGCTGACCGCCCGGGCCTACGACTTCGGGCTGCGCCCGGCCCAGGACAAGCGCGGCATCCTGGCGGGGATGTCGATGACCGAGAAGCAGGGCGGCTCCGACGTGCGGGCCAACACCACCCGCGCGGTGCCCGCCGGCGAGCCCGGCACCTACCTGCTGACCGGGCACAAGTGGTTCACCTCGGCGCCGATGAGCGACGTGTTCCTGGCCCTGGCCCAGGCGCCGGAGGGCCTGACCTGCTTCCTGGTGCCCCGCGTGCTGCCCGACGGCACCCGCAACCCCATGCTCCTGCAGCGGCTCAAGGACAAGCTGGGCAACCGCTCCAACGCCTCGGCCGAGGTGGAGTACGACGGCGCGCTGGCGTGGCGGGTCGGCGAGCCGGGGCGGGGCGTGCGCACCATCATCGAGATGGTCAACGGCACCCGGCTGGACTGCGTGGTCGGCTCGGCCGCGGGCATGCGCGCGGGCCTGGTGCAGGCCGTCCACCACGCCGAGCACCGCCGCGCGTTCGGCCGCCCGCTGGTGGAGCAGCCCCTGATGCGCAACGTGCTGGCCGACCTGGCGCTGGAGTCGGAGGCCGCCACCACGCTGATGATGCGGCTGGCCGGGGCGGCCGACCGGGCTGTGCGCGGCGACGCCGCCGAGGCGGCGTTTCGCCGGGTGGCGGTGGCCGTGGGCAAGTTCTGGGTGACCAAGCGGCTGCCCGCGCACGCCGCCGAGGCGCTGGAGTGCCTGGGCGGCAACGGCTACGTGGAGGAGTCGGGCATGCCGCGGCTGTTCCGCGAGTCCCCGCTGAACTCCATCTGGGAGGGCTCGGGCAACGTCGCGGCGCTGGACGTGCTGCGCGCGCTGGCCCGCACGCCCGAGAGCGCCGAGGCGTTCACGGCCGAGCTGCGGCTGGCCGAGGGCGCCGACGCCCGCTTCGACGCCGCGCTCAAGCGGCTGCTGGACGACCTGGCCGACCCCGAGGACGCGGAGTTCCGCGCCCGCGCCCTGGTCGAGGAGATGGCGCTGCTGCTCCAGGCGGCGCTGCTGCTGCGCCACGCGCCCGCGGCGGTGGCCGACGCCTTCGTGGGCACCCGCCTGGGCGGGGGCTCGGGCCGGGTGTTCGGCGCCCTGCCGCGCGGGACCGACACCGCCGCCATCATCGAGCGCGCCCGCCCGCGCGCGGCCTGA
- a CDS encoding MerR family transcriptional regulator: protein MSEYYTPGEVAERFGLSLDTLRYYEREGLLTEVERSTSGHRRYRAADVELLGLVRCLRDTGMPIARLRGFAELVRAGDSTIPGRLEVLREHAERVAEQMVELRRTQEAIEHKIAYYEGVLAVRDASPADAGTPAEAAR, encoded by the coding sequence ATGAGCGAGTACTACACCCCCGGCGAGGTTGCCGAGCGCTTCGGACTGAGCCTGGACACCCTGCGCTACTACGAGCGCGAGGGCCTGCTCACCGAGGTGGAGCGGTCCACCAGCGGCCACCGCCGCTACCGCGCCGCCGACGTCGAACTGCTGGGCCTGGTGCGCTGCCTGCGCGACACCGGCATGCCGATCGCCCGCCTGCGCGGGTTCGCCGAACTGGTCCGCGCCGGCGACTCCACCATCCCCGGCCGGCTGGAGGTGCTGCGCGAGCACGCCGAGCGCGTCGCCGAGCAGATGGTCGAACTCCGCCGCACCCAGGAGGCGATCGAGCACAAGATCGCCTACTACGAGGGCGTGCTGGCGGTCCGGGACGCCTCACCCGCCGACGCCGGAACCCCGGCCGAGGCCGCGCGCTGA
- a CDS encoding sirohydrochlorin chelatase, translated as MDTRQDAPRDVPLVAVAHGSADPRSAEAVEAVFARVRRLRPGLDVRVAYLDHTEPGAEDALRALAAEGAGEAVVLPALLTAAYHSKVDLPAVLDRVRESCPWLGVRYGATLGPHPLLLAALERRLAEAGAAAGPDTALVLASAGSSDPAANAVIARMAQALAWRAPWRAVVPAYASAAAPAPGHAVARLREAGARRVAVAGYLLAPGFFSDRVADQAFAAGAAAVAPALGDVPELAEVVLRRYDAALGRVPAGGAVRAAGVPGAAG; from the coding sequence GTGGACACACGCCAGGACGCGCCCCGCGACGTCCCGCTGGTGGCGGTGGCGCACGGCAGCGCCGACCCCCGCTCGGCCGAGGCGGTCGAGGCGGTGTTCGCCCGGGTGCGGCGGCTGCGGCCCGGCCTGGACGTGCGCGTGGCCTACCTGGACCACACGGAGCCCGGCGCCGAGGACGCGCTGCGCGCCCTGGCCGCCGAGGGCGCCGGCGAGGCCGTGGTGCTGCCGGCGCTGCTGACCGCCGCCTACCACAGCAAGGTGGACCTGCCCGCGGTGCTGGACCGGGTGCGGGAGTCGTGCCCGTGGCTGGGGGTGCGCTACGGGGCCACCCTGGGGCCGCACCCGCTGCTGCTGGCGGCGCTGGAGCGGCGCCTGGCCGAGGCCGGCGCCGCGGCCGGGCCTGACACCGCCCTGGTGCTGGCCTCGGCCGGCTCCAGCGACCCGGCCGCCAACGCCGTCATCGCGCGCATGGCCCAGGCCCTGGCCTGGCGCGCGCCCTGGCGCGCGGTGGTGCCCGCCTACGCCTCGGCGGCCGCCCCCGCGCCGGGGCACGCCGTGGCGCGGCTGCGCGAGGCCGGGGCGCGCCGCGTGGCGGTGGCCGGCTACCTGCTGGCCCCGGGGTTCTTCTCCGACCGCGTGGCCGACCAGGCGTTCGCGGCGGGCGCGGCGGCGGTGGCCCCGGCCCTGGGCGACGTCCCCGAGCTGGCCGAGGTGGTGCTGCGCCGCTACGACGCCGCGCTGGGCCGGGTGCCCGCGGGCGGGGCGGTGCGCGCGGCCGGCGTGCCCGGCGCCGCCGGGTAG
- a CDS encoding phosphoadenylyl-sulfate reductase: MNVTLEDGQRLAERAAADLEDASAQEIIQWAADTFGDGLCMTSSMADALMVDLASKVVPGIDVIFLDTGYHFAETIGTRDAVAQIYPINLINVTPLRTVAEQDRDLGPRLHGRNPNICCHLRKVEPLQRALEPYDAWLTGLRRDEAATRRDIGVVQWDRRKRMVKVNPIARWTQDDVDAYMAEHGVLVNPLRYDDYLSIGCAPCTRRVAPGEDPRAGRWAGLSKTECGIHL; this comes from the coding sequence ATGAACGTCACATTGGAGGACGGCCAGAGGCTCGCGGAGCGCGCCGCGGCCGACCTGGAGGACGCGAGCGCCCAGGAGATCATCCAGTGGGCCGCCGACACCTTCGGCGACGGGCTGTGCATGACCTCGTCCATGGCCGACGCGCTCATGGTCGACCTGGCGTCCAAGGTCGTGCCCGGGATCGACGTGATCTTCCTGGACACCGGCTACCACTTCGCCGAGACCATCGGCACCCGCGACGCGGTGGCCCAGATCTACCCCATCAACCTGATCAACGTGACCCCGCTGCGCACGGTCGCCGAGCAGGACCGCGACCTCGGCCCCCGGCTGCACGGGCGCAACCCCAACATCTGCTGCCACCTGCGCAAGGTGGAGCCGCTGCAGCGGGCGCTGGAGCCCTACGACGCCTGGCTGACCGGCCTGCGCCGCGACGAGGCGGCGACCCGGCGCGACATCGGCGTCGTGCAGTGGGACCGCCGCAAGCGGATGGTCAAGGTCAACCCCATCGCGCGGTGGACCCAGGACGACGTGGACGCCTACATGGCCGAGCACGGCGTGCTGGTCAACCCGCTGCGCTACGACGACTACCTCTCGATCGGCTGCGCCCCCTGCACGCGGCGGGTGGCGCCCGGCGAGGACCCCCGCGCGGGCCGCTGGGCGGGGCTGAGCAAGACCGAGTGCGGGATCCACCTGTGA
- a CDS encoding nitrite/sulfite reductase, whose amino-acid sequence MPPTSATTGSRPRRGEGQWALGYREPLNKNEENKKNDDGLNVQRRIIDIYSKAGFDSIDPADLRGRFRWLGLYTQRAPGIDGGKTAVLEPEELDDRYFMLRVRIDGGQLSVAQLRTIAEISSTYARDTADVTDRQNVQLHWIRVEDVPAIWERLEAVGLSTMEACGDTPRVILGCPLAGIDENEIVDATPQIREIYDTYIGSPLFSNLPRKFKTSVSGCSAYCTNHEINDVAFAGVIGPDGTPGFDLFVGGGLSTNPMFAQRLGTFVRPDQVTEVWAGVTAVFRDYGYRRLRHRARIKFLIKDWGAARFREVLEKEYLGYALPDGPEVELRPGLQRDHVGVHRQRDGRNYIGFAPRVGRVSGTVLARIADIAEEHGSDRIRTTADQKLVLLDVEDDRVDSAVAALEAEDLRVRPSVFRRQTMACTGIEYCKLAIVETKARGADLIDELERRLPDFPEPVTINLNGCPNSCARIQVADIGLKGQLVTDSQGRQVEGFQVHLGGGMGLNASFGRKVRGLKTTAEELPDYVERVLRRFLDQRAEGESFAAWAARAEDGELK is encoded by the coding sequence ATGCCTCCCACGTCCGCAACGACCGGCTCCCGGCCGCGCCGAGGTGAAGGCCAATGGGCCCTCGGCTACCGCGAACCCCTCAACAAGAACGAAGAGAACAAGAAGAACGACGACGGCCTGAACGTCCAGCGCCGCATCATCGACATCTACTCCAAGGCCGGGTTCGACTCCATCGACCCCGCCGACCTGCGGGGCCGGTTCCGCTGGCTGGGGCTCTACACCCAGCGCGCCCCCGGCATCGACGGCGGCAAGACCGCCGTGCTGGAGCCCGAGGAGCTGGACGACCGCTACTTCATGCTGCGGGTGCGCATCGACGGCGGCCAGCTGTCCGTGGCCCAGCTGCGCACCATCGCCGAGATCTCCAGCACCTACGCGCGCGACACCGCCGACGTCACCGACCGGCAGAACGTCCAGCTGCACTGGATCCGGGTCGAGGACGTGCCCGCCATCTGGGAGCGGCTGGAGGCCGTGGGCCTGTCGACCATGGAGGCCTGCGGCGACACCCCCCGCGTGATCCTGGGCTGTCCCCTGGCCGGCATCGACGAGAACGAGATCGTCGACGCCACCCCCCAGATCCGCGAGATCTACGACACCTACATCGGCAGCCCGCTGTTCTCCAACCTCCCCCGCAAGTTCAAGACCTCGGTGTCGGGGTGCTCGGCCTACTGCACCAACCACGAGATCAACGACGTCGCCTTCGCCGGGGTGATCGGCCCCGACGGCACGCCCGGCTTCGACCTGTTCGTGGGCGGCGGGCTGTCGACCAACCCCATGTTCGCCCAGCGGCTGGGCACTTTCGTGCGCCCCGACCAGGTCACCGAGGTCTGGGCCGGGGTCACCGCCGTCTTCCGCGACTACGGCTACCGCCGGCTGCGCCACCGCGCCCGCATCAAGTTCCTGATCAAGGACTGGGGCGCGGCCAGGTTCCGCGAGGTGCTGGAGAAGGAGTACCTGGGCTACGCGCTGCCCGACGGCCCCGAGGTGGAACTGCGCCCCGGCCTCCAGCGCGACCATGTCGGCGTGCACCGCCAGCGCGACGGCCGCAACTACATCGGGTTCGCCCCGCGCGTGGGGCGGGTCTCGGGCACCGTGCTGGCGCGCATCGCCGACATCGCCGAGGAGCACGGGTCCGACCGCATCCGCACCACCGCCGACCAGAAGCTGGTGCTGCTGGACGTCGAGGACGACCGGGTCGACTCCGCCGTGGCCGCCCTGGAGGCCGAGGACCTGCGGGTGCGCCCCAGCGTCTTCCGCCGCCAGACCATGGCCTGCACCGGGATCGAGTACTGCAAGCTGGCGATCGTCGAGACCAAGGCGCGCGGCGCCGACCTGATCGACGAACTGGAGCGGCGGCTGCCCGACTTCCCCGAGCCGGTCACCATCAACCTCAACGGCTGCCCCAACTCCTGCGCCCGCATCCAGGTCGCCGACATCGGCCTCAAGGGCCAGTTGGTCACCGACTCCCAGGGCCGGCAGGTCGAGGGGTTCCAGGTGCACCTGGGCGGCGGCATGGGGCTCAACGCGAGCTTCGGCCGCAAGGTGCGCGGCCTCAAGACCACCGCCGAGGAGCTGCCCGACTACGTCGAGCGGGTGCTGCGCCGGTTCCTGGACCAGCGCGCCGAGGGCGAGTCCTTCGCCGCGTGGGCCGCGCGGGCCGAGGACGGCGAGCTGAAGTGA
- a CDS encoding YihY/virulence factor BrkB family protein, whose amino-acid sequence MLKRAARGAAAWADDWCEEHPRAARLAVLVGRTARTTARTRIVGLAAESAFFSLLSLPALLLGLVGTLGHLRPVLGTGTVLEIRVWLLDLAATALTAQTVDSIVAPLVDEFLAGAETGLLSVTFLVSLWSGSRAMNVFIDAITIAYGLDELRGYVRQRVLAFVAYLGGLLFVLAVLPVLVAGPDLVHRLLPATVGYLNLAYWPTVGGLSTLAVALLYVLSTPVRTPLWRYLPGALVAMAVLLAGSVLLRLYLDASFGQVTIYGSLSAPIAILAWLWLMALAVLIGSALNAEIDAMWPTPRTAAARAQIAARRHARAKALVDRREAALRSAGPLPEHDDDQEITARMRRLLGWGSDRYIDTPEPAGPGTPAEPAAPGTGAEDAPAREDAAPRADGPEGPAEAGQDRPRRRVPEQPGTLPAPAGETGAAGETPPPPAERHGPPASS is encoded by the coding sequence ATGCTGAAGCGCGCGGCGCGCGGCGCGGCCGCGTGGGCGGACGACTGGTGCGAGGAGCACCCGCGGGCCGCCCGGCTCGCCGTGCTCGTGGGCCGCACCGCCCGCACCACGGCGCGCACCCGCATCGTGGGCCTGGCCGCGGAGTCGGCGTTCTTCTCCCTGCTGTCGCTGCCCGCCCTGCTGCTGGGCCTGGTGGGCACGCTGGGCCACCTGCGCCCGGTCCTGGGCACCGGCACCGTCCTGGAGATCCGGGTGTGGCTGCTGGACCTCGCCGCAACGGCGCTCACCGCCCAGACCGTCGACTCCATCGTCGCCCCGCTGGTGGACGAGTTCCTGGCCGGCGCCGAGACCGGGCTGCTGTCGGTGACCTTCCTGGTCTCGCTGTGGTCGGGCTCGCGCGCCATGAACGTCTTCATCGACGCCATCACCATCGCCTACGGCCTGGACGAGTTGCGGGGCTACGTGCGCCAGCGGGTCCTGGCGTTCGTCGCCTACCTCGGCGGCCTGCTGTTCGTGCTGGCCGTGCTGCCCGTCCTGGTCGCCGGGCCCGACCTCGTCCACCGGCTGCTGCCCGCCACCGTGGGCTACCTCAACCTCGCCTACTGGCCCACCGTGGGCGGGCTGTCCACGCTGGCCGTCGCCCTGCTCTACGTGCTGAGCACGCCGGTGCGCACCCCGCTGTGGCGCTACCTGCCCGGCGCGCTGGTGGCGATGGCGGTCCTGCTGGCGGGGTCGGTCCTGCTGCGGCTCTACCTCGACGCCTCCTTCGGCCAGGTCACCATCTACGGCTCGCTGTCGGCGCCCATCGCGATCCTGGCCTGGCTGTGGCTGATGGCGCTGGCGGTGCTCATCGGCTCGGCCCTCAACGCCGAGATCGACGCCATGTGGCCCACCCCGCGCACCGCCGCCGCCCGCGCCCAGATCGCCGCCCGCCGCCACGCCCGCGCCAAGGCCCTGGTGGACCGGCGCGAGGCCGCGCTGCGCAGCGCCGGGCCGCTGCCCGAGCACGACGACGACCAGGAGATCACCGCGCGGATGCGGCGGCTGCTGGGCTGGGGCTCCGACCGCTACATCGACACCCCCGAGCCCGCCGGGCCCGGCACCCCGGCCGAGCCCGCCGCGCCCGGCACGGGCGCCGAGGACGCACCCGCCCGCGAGGACGCCGCCCCGCGCGCGGACGGTCCCGAGGGCCCCGCCGAGGCGGGGCAGGACCGGCCGCGCCGCCGCGTGCCCGAGCAGCCCGGCACCCTCCCCGCGCCCGCCGGGGAGACCGGCGCCGCCGGGGAGACCCCGCCCCCGCCGGCCGAGCGCCACGGGCCTCCGGCATCCTCTTAG
- a CDS encoding HNH endonuclease family protein gives MSRKPRPPRSPRRPRPARRAGLVVAPAALLVLVVAAALLTGADPLAWLRAAVGAGPPPGAPDASGAPPAGDPVSPEEAAAARADLRGIETAPPASGDDYERDAFGSDWVDTDDNGCPTRHDILARDLEDTEVAPDCTVVSGVLEDPYTGERITFSAEDPMEVQIDHVVPLALAWRTGAQDWDRDRRVEFANDPDNLLASDGSANQAKGDSGPGEWRPYAGFRCAYAVAYVGVVDEYGLTLPPADRAALADMLDTC, from the coding sequence ATGTCCCGAAAGCCCCGCCCGCCCCGCTCCCCGCGCCGCCCCCGCCCCGCCCGCCGCGCCGGACTGGTGGTCGCCCCGGCCGCCCTGCTCGTCCTCGTCGTGGCCGCCGCGCTGCTCACCGGCGCCGACCCGCTCGCCTGGCTGCGCGCCGCCGTCGGCGCCGGGCCGCCCCCCGGCGCGCCCGACGCCAGCGGCGCCCCGCCGGCGGGCGACCCCGTCTCGCCCGAGGAGGCCGCCGCGGCCCGCGCCGACCTGCGCGGCATCGAGACCGCGCCGCCCGCCTCCGGCGACGACTACGAGCGCGACGCCTTCGGCTCCGACTGGGTCGACACCGACGACAACGGCTGCCCCACCCGCCACGACATCCTCGCCCGCGACCTGGAGGACACCGAGGTGGCGCCCGACTGCACCGTCGTCAGCGGCGTGCTGGAGGACCCCTACACCGGCGAGCGGATCACCTTCTCCGCCGAGGATCCCATGGAGGTCCAGATCGACCACGTCGTGCCGCTGGCACTGGCCTGGCGCACCGGCGCCCAGGACTGGGACCGCGACCGCCGCGTGGAGTTCGCCAACGACCCCGACAACCTGCTCGCCTCGGACGGGTCGGCCAACCAGGCCAAGGGCGACTCCGGGCCGGGGGAGTGGCGGCCCTATGCCGGGTTCCGCTGCGCCTACGCCGTGGCCTACGTCGGGGTCGTCGACGAGTACGGGCTGACCCTGCCGCCCGCCGACCGCGCGGCCCTCGCCGACATGCTGGACACCTGCTGA
- a CDS encoding MFS transporter: protein MAVDRRSGAPDTTARRARLAVAVLFLANGFSYANIVPWLPTIKAELELSNAALGTAIGAMPLGALLTGMLAGPLIARFGSGRVAVASGVLIAAVLPLVAIAPAWWALALSLFAVGWLDAWMDSAMNTHGLRVQRRYGRTIINAFHGLWSVAAVAGGLVGSTMAGWGVPRPAHLLGVAVLIAVALLVSARFLLPGRDRDDDPAEAHEAPAGGRRRGWGVPARSVGLLLVLSVFLMMAGAIEDSAASWGAVYMRDELAAPLLMAGLPFVACQAMMTLGRIVGDRVTDRFGAVAVARAGALLSGAGLSAALLLSEPIAAVVGFGAMGLGVSILFPLALAAAGEIPGLRGGHGVALAAWLARAGFLGVPPLIGVVADAASLTAGLWMIPAACLVAAVLAGSLRPGAGARAGAAADGVSGASGGAGRGPGSR from the coding sequence GTGGCAGTCGATCGGCGCTCGGGGGCACCCGACACCACGGCACGGCGCGCCCGCCTGGCGGTGGCGGTGCTCTTCCTGGCGAACGGGTTCTCCTACGCCAACATCGTGCCCTGGCTGCCGACCATCAAGGCCGAACTGGAACTGTCCAACGCCGCGCTGGGCACGGCCATCGGCGCGATGCCGCTGGGAGCGCTCCTGACCGGAATGCTGGCGGGGCCGCTCATCGCCCGCTTCGGCAGCGGGCGGGTGGCGGTGGCCTCCGGCGTGCTGATCGCGGCGGTGCTGCCCCTGGTGGCCATCGCCCCGGCCTGGTGGGCGCTGGCGCTGAGCCTGTTCGCGGTGGGCTGGCTGGACGCCTGGATGGACTCCGCCATGAACACCCACGGCCTGCGCGTGCAGCGCCGCTACGGCCGCACCATCATCAACGCCTTCCACGGGCTGTGGAGCGTGGCCGCCGTGGCCGGCGGCCTGGTGGGCTCCACCATGGCGGGCTGGGGCGTGCCGCGCCCGGCCCACCTGCTGGGCGTGGCCGTGCTGATCGCGGTGGCGCTGCTGGTGTCGGCGCGGTTCCTGCTGCCGGGCCGCGACCGCGATGACGACCCCGCCGAGGCCCACGAGGCCCCGGCCGGGGGCCGCCGGCGCGGCTGGGGCGTGCCGGCGCGCTCGGTGGGGCTGCTGCTCGTGCTGAGCGTCTTCTTGATGATGGCCGGTGCCATCGAGGACTCGGCGGCGTCGTGGGGCGCGGTCTACATGCGCGACGAGCTGGCCGCTCCGCTGCTGATGGCCGGTCTGCCGTTCGTGGCCTGCCAGGCGATGATGACCCTGGGCCGGATAGTGGGCGACCGCGTGACCGACCGGTTCGGCGCGGTGGCGGTGGCCCGGGCGGGCGCGCTGCTGTCGGGTGCGGGCCTGTCGGCGGCGCTGCTGCTGTCGGAGCCGATCGCCGCGGTGGTGGGCTTCGGCGCGATGGGCCTGGGGGTGTCGATCCTGTTCCCGCTGGCGCTGGCCGCGGCGGGCGAGATCCCCGGCCTGCGCGGCGGGCACGGCGTGGCGCTGGCCGCGTGGCTGGCGCGCGCGGGCTTCCTCGGGGTGCCGCCGCTGATCGGCGTGGTGGCCGACGCCGCGTCGCTGACGGCCGGGCTGTGGATGATCCCGGCGGCGTGCCTGGTGGCGGCGGTGCTCGCCGGGAGCCTGCGTCCGGGCGCGGGCGCGCGGGCCGGGGCGGCCGCCGACGGCGTGAGCGGTGCGAGCGGCGGCGCGGGGCGCGGGCCGGGGAGCCGCTGA
- a CDS encoding GNAT family N-acetyltransferase yields the protein MIDLRALREKPTLVGERVRLVPLSAEHADDFYESTRDEEIRRLTGAHRRPGYDEIRQWCATRAEQIDRLDLAIFEEPGGRFVGELALDEVDPDNESAAYRIALSAIEFTGQGLGKEATRLILDYAFNRVRLHRVWLNVYAFNMRAIAVYRACGFTVEGRLRDALLWDGRRHDALVMGLLESDFRRSEV from the coding sequence ATGATCGACCTGCGCGCGCTGCGCGAGAAGCCCACGCTGGTCGGAGAGCGCGTGCGGCTGGTCCCGCTGAGCGCCGAGCACGCCGACGACTTCTACGAGTCCACCCGCGACGAGGAGATCCGGCGGCTCACCGGCGCCCACCGCAGGCCCGGCTACGACGAGATCCGCCAGTGGTGCGCCACCCGCGCCGAGCAGATCGACCGGCTGGACCTGGCGATCTTCGAGGAGCCCGGCGGCCGGTTCGTCGGCGAGCTGGCGCTGGACGAGGTCGACCCCGACAACGAGAGCGCGGCCTACCGCATCGCGCTGTCGGCGATCGAGTTCACCGGCCAGGGCCTGGGCAAGGAGGCCACCCGGCTCATCCTCGACTACGCCTTCAACCGGGTGCGGCTGCACCGCGTCTGGCTGAACGTCTACGCCTTCAACATGCGGGCCATCGCCGTCTACCGGGCCTGCGGGTTCACCGTCGAGGGGCGGCTGCGCGACGCCCTGCTGTGGGACGGCCGCCGCCACGACGCGCTCGTCATGGGCCTGCTCGAAAGCGATTTCCGCAGGTCCGAGGTCTGA